Proteins encoded by one window of Archaeoglobus veneficus SNP6:
- a CDS encoding AbrB/MazE/SpoVT family DNA-binding domain-containing protein: MRQPAINKTRLRKLQYCKSKSYYVNLPAEFVRELNLQKGEYLAIKLEEQRIIIKKASLADLVIP; encoded by the coding sequence ATGAGACAGCCAGCCATCAATAAAACCAGGCTTCGAAAGCTCCAGTACTGCAAATCAAAGAGCTATTATGTCAATCTACCAGCGGAATTCGTAAGAGAGCTTAACCTCCAGAAAGGAGAGTACTTAGCCATCAAGCTCGAAGAACAGCGCATCATTATCAAAAAGGCGAGCTTAGCAGACCTGGTGATACCATGA